The following proteins are co-located in the Alcaligenes faecalis genome:
- a CDS encoding helix-turn-helix domain-containing protein has translation MDISEVAKQTGLPSSTVRYYEKEGLIRAVSAPGERRRFTPHVLDQLALIALGQAGGLSLEEIRAMLPPDGAPQVDRQLLLSKADQLDATIKRLTAMSEGLRHAAHCPAANHTQCPTFQRLLKAAAIRVKKNKTSGCSEVVVSRRAKTV, from the coding sequence ATGGATATCTCAGAAGTCGCCAAACAAACCGGCTTGCCCTCCTCCACTGTGCGCTATTACGAAAAAGAAGGCCTGATCCGTGCCGTCAGCGCCCCTGGTGAGCGACGTCGTTTTACGCCGCACGTGCTGGATCAATTGGCCTTGATTGCCTTGGGGCAAGCGGGCGGTTTGTCGCTGGAAGAGATACGGGCCATGCTGCCTCCCGATGGGGCTCCGCAGGTGGACAGACAATTGCTGCTGTCCAAGGCCGATCAACTGGATGCCACCATCAAACGTCTAACAGCCATGAGCGAAGGCTTACGGCACGCAGCCCATTGCCCCGCTGCCAATCATACGCAATGCCCGACATTCCAGCGCCTGCTGAAAGCCGCCGCCATCCGTGTAAAAAAGAACAAAACCAGCGGCTGCAGCGAAGTAGTAGTGTCGCGTCGTGCCAAAACGGTGTAG
- a CDS encoding GNAT family N-acetyltransferase — protein sequence MKLQTERLILRPWQDSDAEDLYEYAQDERVGPIAGWPAHTSVEESTEIIRTVFNMPEVYAVVHKDNGRAVGCIGILIGKNSNIQISEEEGEIAYWIGVPYWGQGLIPEAVREVMRHAFETLKLKALWCGYFANNAQSQIVQTKCGFRHHHTEENKYNPFLQDYRTEHISRITAQQWLALPKQPA from the coding sequence ATGAAACTTCAAACAGAAAGACTTATTTTACGACCCTGGCAGGACAGCGACGCCGAGGATTTGTACGAATACGCCCAAGACGAACGAGTTGGCCCGATTGCCGGCTGGCCTGCTCATACCAGTGTTGAGGAAAGTACTGAAATTATCCGCACCGTTTTCAATATGCCCGAAGTGTATGCCGTCGTACACAAGGACAATGGCCGGGCCGTCGGTTGCATTGGCATCCTGATCGGCAAGAACAGCAACATCCAGATCAGTGAAGAAGAAGGCGAAATTGCGTACTGGATTGGCGTCCCCTACTGGGGTCAGGGCTTGATCCCTGAGGCCGTGCGCGAAGTGATGCGACACGCTTTTGAAACACTGAAGCTGAAGGCCCTGTGGTGCGGCTACTTTGCCAACAATGCCCAATCGCAGATTGTGCAAACCAAGTGTGGCTTTCGCCATCATCACACCGAGGAAAACAAGTACAACCCGTTTCTGCAGGACTATCGGACTGAACACATCAGCCGTATTACAGCCCAGCAATGGCTGGCCTTGCCCAAACAACCGGCTTAA
- a CDS encoding helix-turn-helix domain-containing protein, which yields MTQSDVAARAGTSRSTAALLEQGNESRTMSQILRYLHAIEPELTLLDLLTEQSGALRSFNNANKVQRVSRKNVSNTASIAPAKGKYDF from the coding sequence ATGACTCAAAGCGATGTAGCTGCTCGTGCTGGTACTTCTCGGTCCACGGCCGCCCTGCTTGAGCAAGGCAATGAAAGCCGAACGATGTCTCAGATCCTGCGCTACCTCCATGCCATTGAGCCCGAACTTACCTTGCTGGATCTGCTCACAGAGCAGTCCGGCGCTCTGCGGAGCTTCAACAATGCCAACAAGGTACAGCGTGTCTCCAGGAAGAATGTATCGAATACGGCCAGCATCGCTCCAGCCAAGGGCAAATATGACTTCTAA
- a CDS encoding DUF2938 domain-containing protein: MLSINEWGQVILIGVGATMFMDIWGLIQKTMGVATLDYAMVGRWAGHLLRGQLAHSHIGKAEPIAGESAWGWFIHYAVGIVFAFLMVAVYGTAWLQDPRWLPAVIVGTVTVVMPFFVMQPAMGAGVAASRTPTPWVNRLRSVLTHAIFGLGMYLAAWLIKHVV, encoded by the coding sequence ATGTTATCGATCAATGAATGGGGGCAAGTGATTCTGATTGGAGTCGGAGCCACTATGTTTATGGATATCTGGGGCCTGATTCAAAAGACGATGGGTGTTGCCACGTTAGATTACGCCATGGTGGGCCGTTGGGCTGGGCATTTGCTGCGTGGTCAACTCGCGCACAGTCATATCGGCAAAGCTGAGCCGATTGCGGGAGAGTCTGCCTGGGGCTGGTTCATTCACTACGCCGTGGGCATTGTTTTCGCCTTTTTGATGGTGGCGGTCTACGGCACCGCGTGGTTGCAGGATCCCCGCTGGCTGCCTGCTGTCATTGTGGGTACGGTCACGGTCGTGATGCCCTTTTTTGTGATGCAGCCCGCCATGGGAGCGGGGGTGGCGGCATCGCGTACCCCTACGCCTTGGGTCAACCGTTTGCGCAGCGTGCTGACACACGCAATTTTTGGTCTGGGCATGTACCTTGCCGCTTGGCTGATCAAGCACGTGGTCTGA
- the cml gene encoding CmlA/FloR family chloramphenicol efflux MFS transporter yields the protein MSSSRSSWAFTLPAALLLMTPFDILASLGMDIYLPVVPAMPELLDTSPDIIQLTLSLYMLLLGAGQLIFGPLSDRIGRRPVLLTGAALFVLASTGAALSSSAWTFVGFRVLQALGASATLVALFATVRDVYADRPEGVVIYSLFSSILAFVPALGPIAGALIASVGGWQAIFLSLAGTGLLAWIHALLRWPETRPAKPLHPQQSALAVLKSPAFWVYTLGFSTGMGTFFVYFSTAARVLIGQAGYSEMNFSLAFASVALVMIVTTRLSKNVVARWGIAGSLKRGMGLIALAALLLATGQLLLKPSFTSFILPMWVAAIGIVMTVSVTANGALAQFNDVAGSAVAIYFCVESLIVSVIGTLAVTLLDGDTAWPLVVFGLAMSSVVLLALMLLEAKNKRGD from the coding sequence ATGTCTTCCTCACGCTCTTCCTGGGCTTTTACGTTGCCAGCCGCCCTGCTGCTGATGACGCCCTTCGACATCCTCGCCTCCCTGGGGATGGATATTTACCTGCCCGTCGTACCGGCCATGCCGGAGCTTCTGGACACCAGCCCTGACATCATCCAGTTGACCCTTAGCCTGTACATGCTGTTATTGGGTGCAGGGCAACTGATTTTTGGCCCCCTGTCTGATCGCATAGGCCGACGGCCTGTTTTGCTAACAGGTGCCGCCCTGTTTGTGCTGGCTTCAACCGGAGCCGCCTTGTCCAGCTCCGCCTGGACGTTCGTGGGTTTCCGGGTGCTGCAGGCACTGGGGGCTTCGGCCACCCTTGTGGCCTTGTTTGCCACCGTGCGCGATGTCTATGCCGATCGCCCCGAAGGGGTGGTGATTTATAGCCTGTTCAGCTCCATTCTGGCTTTTGTTCCCGCATTGGGACCCATTGCAGGTGCTCTAATTGCCAGCGTGGGAGGATGGCAAGCCATCTTCCTGAGTTTGGCTGGCACAGGGCTACTGGCCTGGATTCATGCGCTGCTCAGATGGCCGGAAACGCGGCCTGCCAAACCGCTGCATCCACAGCAATCTGCGCTGGCCGTACTCAAAAGCCCAGCCTTTTGGGTCTACACCCTGGGCTTCTCCACCGGGATGGGGACATTTTTTGTCTACTTCTCGACCGCAGCACGAGTCTTGATCGGACAAGCGGGCTATTCAGAAATGAACTTCAGCCTGGCCTTTGCCAGTGTTGCCCTGGTCATGATCGTCACTACTCGCCTGTCCAAAAACGTTGTGGCTCGTTGGGGAATAGCCGGGAGCCTGAAACGCGGCATGGGCTTGATTGCCCTTGCCGCCCTGTTGCTGGCAACAGGACAGCTCTTGCTGAAACCCTCCTTTACCAGCTTTATCCTGCCCATGTGGGTAGCCGCCATCGGCATTGTGATGACGGTATCCGTCACCGCCAATGGCGCCCTGGCCCAGTTCAACGACGTGGCCGGTTCCGCCGTTGCCATCTACTTTTGCGTGGAAAGCCTGATCGTTAGCGTGATCGGCACCTTGGCCGTAACCTTGCTTGATGGGGATACAGCATGGCCGCTGGTGGTGTTTGGGCTGGCAATGAGCAGTGTTGTTTTGCTTGCCTTGATGTTGCTGGAGGCAAAGAACAAGCGCGGGGATTAG
- a CDS encoding helix-turn-helix domain-containing protein: MHHIPQLFNANDGCLTGETTLSEGVGMPLSFGHAYMTLMICLSGRARVSLNFKDQIVQRDDVLVLAEDTIAILKRRSRGFKVFFLLMPKSLASEVAYPLPNPLFVFLHDNPLCMPPQRDRALLAAWLVQLREIVQTRRLYQHIMLRNQLQNLFLRIAEQIPSEYQDSQPFSRKEMISWRFWELVGQQCRKHREVKFYADALNITPFYLSQLSKELFNDSPKALIDRQVVLEIKALLSYSQLAIGQIADQLNFEDPSYLCRYFKRHTGLSLTCYRQHEQARSSVVAIG; this comes from the coding sequence ATGCATCACATTCCACAGTTATTCAACGCCAACGACGGTTGCTTGACGGGCGAGACAACGCTGTCCGAAGGCGTGGGGATGCCTTTGTCTTTTGGTCATGCCTATATGACCTTGATGATTTGCCTGTCAGGCCGTGCCCGGGTCAGCCTGAATTTCAAGGACCAGATTGTGCAGCGTGATGATGTGCTGGTGCTGGCTGAAGACACCATCGCCATACTGAAACGGCGTTCGCGCGGCTTCAAGGTGTTTTTTCTGTTGATGCCCAAGAGCCTGGCTTCAGAAGTGGCTTATCCGCTGCCCAATCCCTTGTTTGTGTTCCTGCACGACAATCCCTTGTGTATGCCCCCGCAGAGGGATCGGGCATTGCTGGCTGCATGGCTGGTGCAACTGCGCGAGATTGTGCAGACCCGCAGGCTGTATCAACACATCATGCTGCGTAACCAGTTGCAGAATCTCTTTCTGCGTATTGCCGAGCAGATTCCGTCCGAATACCAGGACAGTCAGCCGTTCAGCCGCAAGGAAATGATCAGTTGGCGGTTTTGGGAGCTGGTAGGCCAGCAATGTCGAAAGCACAGAGAGGTGAAGTTTTATGCGGATGCGCTCAATATCACGCCGTTTTACCTATCTCAACTGAGCAAAGAGCTCTTCAACGACAGCCCCAAGGCCTTGATCGACAGGCAAGTGGTTCTGGAGATCAAGGCGCTGCTTTCCTACAGCCAACTGGCGATCGGGCAGATTGCCGATCAGTTGAATTTTGAGGATCCGTCCTATCTGTGCCGCTATTTCAAGCGCCACACAGGGCTATCTTTGACCTGCTATCGCCAGCATGAGCAGGCCCGTTCCAGCGTGGTGGCAATAGGCTGA
- the hutC gene encoding histidine utilization repressor, whose translation MTSHSSSEPTLPAYLQIKNFVLEKIQSGQWRAGDLVPTELALCKQFGVSRMTVNRALRELTNDALLVRIKGSGTYVAQPKFQSTLIEIRSIAQDIRERGHQHSCQVLSMERLQASPAQARLYDIAPGATLFHSIIVHAENGLPIQYEDRLVDAHMAPDYMEQDWDQITPNEYLLRVAPLPTGFYSIEVLVPPAGIAQALHMKEQQPCLVMDRRTFSSEQFTTHARLWHPGDRYKFTGKM comes from the coding sequence ATGACGAGTCATTCATCGTCCGAACCGACCCTGCCCGCCTATCTGCAAATCAAGAATTTTGTGCTGGAGAAAATTCAGTCCGGCCAATGGCGTGCAGGTGACCTGGTCCCCACCGAACTGGCTTTATGTAAGCAGTTTGGTGTATCACGCATGACAGTCAACCGCGCTCTGCGCGAACTGACCAACGACGCGTTGCTGGTCCGCATCAAAGGCTCGGGCACTTATGTGGCGCAGCCCAAATTCCAGTCCACCCTGATCGAGATACGCAGCATCGCGCAGGATATACGGGAGCGCGGCCACCAGCACAGTTGTCAGGTGCTGAGCATGGAGCGGCTGCAAGCCAGCCCGGCTCAAGCGCGGCTGTATGATATTGCGCCGGGTGCGACGTTGTTTCATTCCATTATTGTTCATGCGGAGAACGGCTTGCCCATCCAGTACGAGGATCGTCTGGTGGATGCACACATGGCCCCGGATTACATGGAGCAAGACTGGGACCAGATCACGCCCAATGAGTATCTGCTGCGCGTTGCTCCCTTGCCGACCGGCTTTTACAGCATCGAGGTACTGGTGCCGCCCGCCGGAATCGCACAGGCCCTGCACATGAAGGAGCAGCAGCCCTGTTTGGTGATGGACCGCCGCACTTTTTCCAGCGAGCAGTTCACGACTCACGCCAGGCTATGGCATCCCGGCGATCGCTATAAATTCACCGGCAAGATGTAA